One window of Pyrus communis chromosome 12, drPyrComm1.1, whole genome shotgun sequence genomic DNA carries:
- the LOC137710336 gene encoding nucleoside diphosphate kinase 3-like isoform X1, which yields MTSRICRSASRATRSFLSAPKASSRSYSAGRAVATAAAVALGSKAPFFASSFGRAGSDNASKGWISGALAVPAAAYMLVDQEVHAAELERTFIAIKPDGVQRGLIAEIISRFERKGFKLVGIKVVVPTKDFAQKHYHDLKERPFFSGLCDFLSSGPVIAMVWEGEGVIKYGRKLIGATDPQKSEPGTIRGDLAVVVGRNIIHGSDGPETAKDEINLWFKPNELVSYTSNQEKWIYGEN from the exons ATGACGTCTCGGATTTGCAGGTCCGCTTCCAGAGCTACGAGGTCCTTCCTCTCTGCTCCCAAGGCCTCCTCCCGCTCCTACTCCG CAGGGCGAGCTGTCGCTACCGCAGCAGCAGTAGCATTGGGTTCGAAGGCTCCTTTCTTTGCTTCAAGTTTTGGAAGAGCTGGTTCTGACAATGCATCTAAAGGATGGATTTCCGGAGCCCTTGCCGTTCCTGCAGCAG CTTACATGCTCGTTGACCAGGAGGTTCATGCTGCAGAG TTGGAACGCACATTCATTGCTATCAAGCCAGACGGAGTTCAAAGAGGACTG atTGCAGAAATCATATCTCGATTTGAGCGGAAAGGTTTTAAACTTGTAGGCATTAAAGTGGTTGTTCCTACAAAGGATTTTGCGCAGAAGCATTATCATGATCTGAAGGAGAGGCCATTCTTTAGCGGCCTCTGTGACTTCCTTAGTTCCGGCCCTGTTATTGCAATG GTCTGGGAAGGAGAGGGTGTGATCAAGTACGGTAGAAAACTTATTGGAGCTACAGACCCCCAAAAATCAGAACCCGGAACTATCAGAGGCGATCTAGCTGTTGTTGTCGGAAG AAACATCATCCACGGCAGCGATGGTCCGGAGACTGCCAAGGACGAAATCAACTTGTGGTTTAAACCAAATGAGTTGGTTAGTTACACCAGTAACCAAGAGAAGTGGATCTACGGAGAAAACTaa
- the LOC137710336 gene encoding nucleoside diphosphate kinase 3-like isoform X2, translating to MTSRICRSASRATRSFLSAPKASSRSYSGRAVATAAAVALGSKAPFFASSFGRAGSDNASKGWISGALAVPAAAYMLVDQEVHAAELERTFIAIKPDGVQRGLIAEIISRFERKGFKLVGIKVVVPTKDFAQKHYHDLKERPFFSGLCDFLSSGPVIAMVWEGEGVIKYGRKLIGATDPQKSEPGTIRGDLAVVVGRNIIHGSDGPETAKDEINLWFKPNELVSYTSNQEKWIYGEN from the exons ATGACGTCTCGGATTTGCAGGTCCGCTTCCAGAGCTACGAGGTCCTTCCTCTCTGCTCCCAAGGCCTCCTCCCGCTCCTACTCCG GGCGAGCTGTCGCTACCGCAGCAGCAGTAGCATTGGGTTCGAAGGCTCCTTTCTTTGCTTCAAGTTTTGGAAGAGCTGGTTCTGACAATGCATCTAAAGGATGGATTTCCGGAGCCCTTGCCGTTCCTGCAGCAG CTTACATGCTCGTTGACCAGGAGGTTCATGCTGCAGAG TTGGAACGCACATTCATTGCTATCAAGCCAGACGGAGTTCAAAGAGGACTG atTGCAGAAATCATATCTCGATTTGAGCGGAAAGGTTTTAAACTTGTAGGCATTAAAGTGGTTGTTCCTACAAAGGATTTTGCGCAGAAGCATTATCATGATCTGAAGGAGAGGCCATTCTTTAGCGGCCTCTGTGACTTCCTTAGTTCCGGCCCTGTTATTGCAATG GTCTGGGAAGGAGAGGGTGTGATCAAGTACGGTAGAAAACTTATTGGAGCTACAGACCCCCAAAAATCAGAACCCGGAACTATCAGAGGCGATCTAGCTGTTGTTGTCGGAAG AAACATCATCCACGGCAGCGATGGTCCGGAGACTGCCAAGGACGAAATCAACTTGTGGTTTAAACCAAATGAGTTGGTTAGTTACACCAGTAACCAAGAGAAGTGGATCTACGGAGAAAACTaa